The Zalophus californianus isolate mZalCal1 chromosome 7, mZalCal1.pri.v2, whole genome shotgun sequence genome includes a region encoding these proteins:
- the BEND3 gene encoding BEN domain-containing protein 3, translated as MNSTEFSEDVEEVLKNNTVKVETEAEDAALDCSVSSRSSEKHPLDSVFTALQDSSKRKQPGGDGQPDSVPSVKRRRLIPEALLAGMRNRENSSPCQGNGEQASRGKSLGSAWPGEEEPCNDVSTPSYKKPLYGISHKIMEKKNPPAGDVLSTYELFDKANSSNSPSPLRLLNEPQKRDCGNAAAATDADPNIYFLIQKMFYMLNTLSSNMSQLHSKVDLLSLEVSRIKKQVSPTEMVAKFQPPPEYQLTAAELKQIVDQSLSGGDLACRLLVQLFPELFSDVDFSRGCSACGFAAKRKLESLHLQLIRNYVEVYYPSVKDTAVWQAECLPQLNDFFSRFWAQREMEDSQPGGQVAGFFEAEQVDASHFLDSKDQEEALSLDRSSTIASDHVVDTQDLTEFLDEASSPGEFAVFLLHRLFPELFDHRKLGEQYSCYGDGGKQGLDPQRLQIIRNYTEIYFPDMQEEEAWLQQCAQRLNDELEGLALDGGSEGEAARDDCYDSSSLPDDVSVVKVEDSFEGERPGRRSKKIWLVPIDFDKLEIPQPDFEVPGADCLLSKEQLRSIYESSLSIGNFASRLLVHLFPELFTPENLRKQYNCSGSLGKKQLDPSRIRLIRHYVQLLYPRAKNDRVWTLEFVGKLDERCRRRDTEQRRSYQQQRKVHVPGPECRDLTSYAVNPERFREEFEGPPLPPERSSKDFCKIPLDELVVPSPDFPVPSPYLLSDKEVREIVQQSLSVGNFAARLLVRLFPELFTAENLRLQYNHSGACNKKQLDPTRLRLIRHYVEAVYPVEKMEEVWHYECIPSIDERCRRPNRKKCDILKKAKKVEK; from the coding sequence GCCCTCCTAGCAGGCATGCGGAACCGGGAGAACAGCTCGCCCTGCCAGGGCAATGGGGAGCAGGCCAGCAGGGGCAAGAGCCTGGGCTCGGCGTGGCCCGGCGAGGAGGAGCCCTGCAACGACGTGAGCACGCCGTCCTACAAGAAGCCTCTGTATGGCATCTCGCACAAGATCATGGAGAAGAAGAACCCTCCCGCCGGCGACGTGCTCAGCACGTACGAGCTCTTCGACAAGGCCAACTCCAGCAACAGCCCATCGCCGCTGCGGCTCCTGAACGAGCCACAGAAGCGGGACTGCGGCAATGCCGCAGCGGCCACCGATGCTGACCCCAACATCTACTTTCTGATCCAGAAGATGTTCTACATGCTCAACACGCTCTCTTCCAACATGTCGCAGCTGCACAGCAAGGTGGACCTGCTCTCCCTGGAGGTGAGCCGCATCAAGAAGCAGGTGAGCCCCACCGAGATGGTGGCCAAGTTCCAGCCACCCCCCGAGTACCAGCTCACGGCGGCAGAGCTCAAGCAGATCGTGGACCAGAGCCTGTCGGGCGGCGACCTGGCCTGCCGCCTGCTGGTGCAGCTCTTCCCCGAGCTCTTCAGCGACGTGGACTTCTCGCGCGGCTGCAGTGCGTGCGGCTTCGCGGCCAAGCGGAAGCTGGAGTCGCTGCACCTGCAGCTCATCCGCAACTATGTGGAGGTCTACTACCCCTCAGTGAAGGACACGGCCGTGTGGCAGGCCGAGTGTCTGCCCCAGCTGAATGACTTCTTCAGCCGCTTCTGGGCCCAGCGGGAGATGGAGGACAGCCAGCCCGGCGGCCAGGTGGCCGGCTTCTTCGAGGCCGAGCAGGTAGACGCCAGCCACTTCCTGGACAGCAAGGACCAGGAGGAGGCCCTGTCCCTGGACCGGAGCAGCACCATCGCCTCAGACCACGTGGTGGACACGCAGGACCTCACTGAGTTCCTGGACGAAGCGTCGTCCCCCGGCGAGTTCGCCGTCTTCCTCCTGCACCGGCTCTTCCCCGAGCTCTTCGACCACCGGAAGCTGGGCGAGCAGTACAGCTGCTACGGGGATGGCGGGAAGCAGGGGCTGGACCCGCAGCGGCTGCAGATCATCCGCAACTACACAGAGATCTACTTCCCCGACATGCAGGAGGAGGAGGCCTGGCTGCAGCAGTGCGCCCAGCGCCTCAACGACGAGCTCGAGGGCCTGGCGCTGGACGGCGGCAGCGAGGGCGAGGCCGCGCGCGACGACTGCTACGACTCCTCCAGCCTGCCCGACGACGTCTCCGTGGTCAAGGTGGAAGACAGCTTCGAGGGCGAGCGGCCGGGCCGGCGCTCCAAGAAGATCTGGCTGGTGCCCATCGACTTCGACAAGCTGGAGATCCCGCAGCCTGACTTCGAGGTGCCGGGCGCcgactgcctgctgagcaaggagcagcTGCGCAGCATCTACGAGAGCAGCCTGTCCATCGGCAACTTCGCCTCGCGCCTGCTGGTGCACCTCTTCCCCGAGCTCTTCACGCCCGAGAACCTGCGCAAGCAGTACAACTGCAGCGGCTCCCTGGGCAAGAAGCAGCTGGACccgtcccgcatcaggctcatcCGCCACTACGTGCAGCTGCTCTACCCGCGCGCCAAGAACGACCGCGTCTGGACGCTGGAGTTTGTGGGCAAGCTGGACGAGCGCTGCCGGCGCCGGGACACGGAGCAGCGGCGCTCCTACCAGCAGCAGCGCAAGGTCCACGTGCCGGGCCCCGAGTGCCGGGACCTGACGAGCTATGCAGTGAACCCCGAGAGGTTCCGAGAGGAATTCGAGGGGCCCCCGCTGCCCCCCGAAAGAAGCAGCAAGGACTTCTGCAAGATCCCCCTGGACGAGCTGGTGGTTCCCTCGCCCGACTTCCCGGTGCCTTCGCCGTACCTGCTGTCGGACAAGGAGGTGCGCGAGATCGTGCAGCAGAGCCTCTCGGTGGGCAACTTCGCTGCCCGGCTCCTGGTCAGGCTCTTCCCAGAACTCTTCACCGCCGAGAACCTCCGGCTGCAGTACAACCACTCGGGCGCCTGCAACAAGAAGCAGCTGGACCCCACGCGGCTGAGGCTCATCCGGCATTACGTGGAGGCCGTGTACCCGGTGGAGAAGATGGAGGAGGTGTGGCACTACGAGTGTATCCCGAGCATCGACGAGCGGTGCCGCCGCCCCAACAGGAAAAAATGCGACATCCTGAAGAAGGCCAAGAAGGTGGAGAAGTGA